The Fervidobacterium gondwanense DSM 13020 genome has a segment encoding these proteins:
- a CDS encoding chemotaxis protein CheW, translating into MPSEKMLVFALEENDFAVPLNFVSGIAQISNITPLPLATEEVAGLVNYYGKILIVVDLKILIKDSEKAVGGEENFQNARIVILNNEGLEIGIIVDRVKGIMEVEGNNLKHSNEPEGVIVSHQYVEKGVVINILNVQSLFKKYMKEEKFAEGKIIKAEQEVLQKTSENEFVIFSSGKNSYAVSSSEIQYIIKDAKVHTVANAPKEVIGKIEFDGVLVPVVSSEYLLAGKTDKTQKRFLIIRNGNKLFGIGVSKVERVVKLMPEDIYYPPRIISSVKIKIGL; encoded by the coding sequence ATGCCCTCTGAGAAGATGCTCGTATTTGCTTTAGAAGAAAATGATTTTGCCGTTCCTTTGAATTTTGTCTCAGGCATTGCTCAAATATCAAACATAACACCGTTACCACTCGCAACAGAAGAAGTTGCAGGGCTTGTAAATTATTACGGAAAAATTCTGATAGTAGTCGATTTGAAAATACTCATCAAAGATTCGGAAAAAGCTGTGGGTGGAGAGGAGAACTTTCAAAACGCAAGAATAGTTATATTGAACAACGAAGGTCTTGAAATAGGGATAATTGTCGACAGAGTGAAAGGCATAATGGAGGTAGAAGGCAACAATTTGAAACACTCTAATGAACCAGAAGGGGTAATAGTTTCGCATCAGTACGTCGAAAAAGGTGTGGTTATAAACATATTGAATGTTCAAAGCTTGTTTAAAAAATACATGAAAGAGGAAAAATTTGCGGAAGGAAAAATAATTAAGGCAGAGCAAGAAGTGCTCCAAAAAACTTCTGAAAACGAGTTCGTAATTTTTTCATCAGGCAAGAATAGTTATGCTGTCAGCTCTTCAGAAATTCAGTACATAATCAAGGACGCAAAAGTTCACACTGTTGCCAACGCTCCAAAAGAAGTGATCGGTAAAATTGAATTTGACGGTGTGTTAGTACCAGTCGTAAGTTCTGAATATTTGCTTGCAGGTAAAACTGATAAAACACAAAAAAGGTTCTTGATTATCAGAAATGGTAATAAATTATTTGGCATAGGAGTCAGTAAAGTAGAGCGCGTTGTAAAGCTTATGCCAGAGGATATCTACTACCCTCCTCGTATAATAAGTTCGGTAAAAATTAAAATTGGTCTTTGA
- a CDS encoding methyl-accepting chemotaxis protein codes for MDKKRLEVPDGEKKIADVHVQPSELSTEKPENVGETIQKAQTTLSESKLSARQTAFAERIIWAAEQLSSTVEESAAAIQQIQKTMEQLATMAQEYASTAEESKIAVNEINKSVASIKASLSKIKEDAENSQTLSQNTSFYIQDIIKTANIINKRNTEILNVVSTLGRELADLSHILSDVLDIADDITILSLNAATEANRAGEVGAGFSVVADEIRNLAQEAEKQAETAKSVFDNLQKASNDIANNSESLTSATQDLKKTGDAISQILDEITTKFQDLISSISKQNEDFDLVKELSDQMLRNFLEVELQASQIASATIQSSTALNQEVKTFANLNKYSQNLLSLSGELKSSKNLPLLTQKLSNAARELRDYVQDISTSSHQVGAALNQLTKSSSFLSQMVEKLSNIAGKLVNQSTDITKMVNDNKGMIPELLRFVEANFSAVQDLSAKLININDILDKLLQGIGKIRTYFDDVERILAKIDKIALKTGTLAVSGFIEASRAGEYKKNFIVLSNDIRNLALEIENNAEQMKNHLQKILPTASKIWDLLESSIKETEQEIEKSNFAIEYTEDLKEKITSLDTAFNAMSSELNSVNSAIEESNKALEQLKIAIVDSAFSIEQASLAMNNKLAGLDVINEVSEEIIDVVENLRKIVK; via the coding sequence ATGGATAAAAAGAGGCTCGAGGTACCAGATGGTGAGAAGAAGATAGCAGATGTTCATGTACAACCATCAGAACTTAGCACGGAAAAACCTGAGAATGTCGGCGAAACTATTCAGAAAGCGCAAACAACTTTATCGGAAAGTAAATTGAGTGCAAGACAGACAGCCTTTGCTGAGCGCATCATATGGGCGGCGGAGCAATTAAGCTCAACTGTCGAAGAATCCGCAGCAGCTATACAACAAATACAAAAAACAATGGAACAGTTGGCAACAATGGCTCAAGAATACGCTTCCACAGCCGAAGAATCAAAGATAGCAGTTAACGAAATAAACAAATCGGTAGCAAGTATAAAAGCCTCTCTCTCCAAAATTAAAGAAGATGCTGAGAACTCGCAAACGTTATCGCAAAACACGTCATTTTATATCCAAGACATAATTAAAACCGCTAACATAATTAATAAAAGAAACACAGAGATTCTAAACGTTGTCAGTACGCTTGGCAGAGAATTGGCTGATTTGTCGCATATTCTTAGCGACGTTTTGGACATAGCGGATGACATAACTATCCTCTCTTTGAATGCAGCAACAGAAGCTAACAGAGCGGGAGAAGTGGGGGCAGGCTTTTCCGTTGTCGCCGATGAAATAAGAAATCTTGCCCAAGAAGCGGAAAAGCAGGCAGAGACCGCAAAATCAGTCTTCGACAATCTGCAAAAGGCATCAAATGATATAGCAAACAACAGTGAAAGTCTGACAAGTGCTACCCAAGATTTGAAAAAGACAGGCGATGCGATTTCACAAATCTTAGATGAGATAACAACCAAATTTCAGGATCTCATTTCCAGCATCTCAAAGCAAAACGAGGATTTTGATCTCGTAAAGGAACTGTCTGATCAAATGCTGAGGAATTTCCTCGAAGTTGAGCTACAGGCATCGCAGATAGCAAGTGCTACTATACAATCTTCAACAGCGCTCAATCAAGAGGTGAAAACTTTTGCAAACCTTAACAAATACTCACAGAATTTGCTTTCTCTCTCGGGCGAGTTAAAGTCATCGAAAAATCTGCCTTTACTAACTCAGAAACTTTCCAACGCGGCAAGGGAATTGCGCGATTATGTTCAGGACATTTCAACATCGAGTCATCAAGTTGGAGCAGCTCTTAATCAGCTTACTAAATCGTCCTCGTTCTTGAGTCAGATGGTTGAAAAACTTTCAAATATAGCTGGAAAACTTGTGAATCAATCTACTGACATAACGAAAATGGTCAACGATAACAAAGGAATGATACCAGAACTCTTGAGATTTGTAGAGGCAAATTTCTCCGCCGTACAAGATCTTAGTGCAAAACTAATTAATATAAATGATATTTTGGATAAACTCCTTCAAGGCATCGGAAAAATAAGGACATACTTCGATGACGTTGAAAGAATACTCGCGAAGATAGATAAAATCGCACTAAAGACAGGTACACTTGCCGTCAGCGGTTTCATTGAAGCCTCGAGGGCAGGAGAGTACAAGAAAAACTTTATCGTTCTCTCCAACGACATTCGAAATTTGGCTTTGGAAATTGAAAACAATGCCGAACAAATGAAAAATCATCTCCAAAAGATCCTGCCAACAGCCTCGAAAATATGGGACTTGTTAGAATCTTCTATTAAAGAAACTGAACAGGAAATTGAGAAGTCGAATTTTGCAATTGAATACACTGAAGATCTCAAGGAAAAGATAACTTCACTTGACACCGCATTTAATGCTATGAGCAGCGAGCTGAATTCGGTGAACTCTGCAATAGAGGAAAGCAACAAAGCGCTCGAACAACTGAAAATAGCCATTGTAGATTCAGCATTCTCTATTGAGCAAGCCTCTCTGGCAATGAATAACAAACTCGCTGGTCTTGATGTGATAAATGAAGTTTCAGAAGAAATAATTGATGTCGTTGAGAACTTGCGAAAGATAGTTAAGTAG